A genomic segment from Clostridium pasteurianum BC1 encodes:
- a CDS encoding fluoride efflux transporter FluC → MKKYLYIGGFGFIGAIMRFTIKNINFQNYIGQIPINTLIINVTGSFFLAFIFGVTKERYKIKEEVKLGITTGLLGTYTTFSSLCKEEVNLITKGEYYSASMYIFLSLLLSIIAIYVATAISKSIGKKNEEIAEEYKAL, encoded by the coding sequence TTGAAAAAATATCTGTATATTGGCGGTTTTGGTTTTATAGGTGCTATAATGAGATTTACCATAAAAAATATAAACTTTCAAAATTATATTGGGCAAATACCTATAAACACATTGATTATCAATGTAACAGGAAGCTTTTTTTTAGCATTTATATTTGGTGTTACTAAAGAGAGATATAAGATAAAAGAGGAAGTTAAATTAGGTATTACTACCGGACTATTAGGTACTTATACTACTTTTTCTTCTCTGTGCAAAGAAGAAGTTAATTTAATCACAAAGGGAGAATACTATTCAGCTTCCATGTATATTTTCTTATCGCTATTACTAAGTATTATAGCTATATATGTTGCCACTGCAATATCAAAATCCATTGGAAAAAAGAATGAAGAAATTGCAGAGGAATATAAGGCGTTATAA
- the crcB gene encoding fluoride efflux transporter CrcB: protein MEYILVGLGGILGSLSRYKLGKIVAVKAKGSFPIGTFLINITGAFLLGFLTSKNPNNQIYSFLGDGFLGAYTTFSTFMYEGFSIFSNNKKLNAVFYIAISLVIGIIGYFAGYSLGRVNI, encoded by the coding sequence ATGGAATATATATTAGTAGGACTAGGTGGAATTCTTGGAAGTCTATCCAGATATAAATTAGGTAAAATAGTGGCTGTAAAAGCCAAAGGTAGTTTCCCTATAGGAACTTTTCTGATAAATATAACAGGGGCTTTTTTGTTAGGATTTCTTACATCAAAAAATCCCAATAATCAAATTTATAGTTTTCTTGGAGATGGTTTTTTAGGAGCTTATACAACTTTTTCTACATTTATGTATGAAGGCTTTTCAATTTTTAGCAATAATAAGAAACTCAATGCTGTATTTTACATAGCTATTTCGCTTGTAATAGGGATAATAGGTTATTTTGCAGGATACAGTTTAGGAAGAGTAAATATATAA
- a CDS encoding DUF6483 family protein → MIKDDYSAKISQEFLSLVKQIKNLKNLKLEAFALIDTAFKRFLGFSSSFVNSVSEKDLLNLMKKNDEIQGIQCAIAAVLLFEEGNIFYNEEKYNEAYFRYSKAFNLISAIFTLKLECELEGYKELSLEIGDAVENFETTSEDKKKLFYFYKSLGAFSKAEDHLYELVKDANNKDFTENELKEFYLELLNKNDDDLIKGNLPRNEILEALNTYENSH, encoded by the coding sequence TTGATAAAAGATGACTATAGTGCTAAAATCTCCCAAGAATTCCTTTCTCTTGTAAAACAAATAAAAAATTTAAAAAACTTGAAATTAGAAGCTTTCGCTTTAATTGATACAGCCTTCAAAAGATTTCTTGGATTTAGTTCAAGTTTTGTAAATTCTGTTTCTGAAAAAGATTTACTAAATCTTATGAAAAAAAATGATGAAATCCAGGGGATACAATGTGCCATTGCTGCTGTACTTCTATTTGAAGAGGGAAATATCTTTTATAATGAAGAAAAATATAATGAAGCCTATTTCAGATATTCAAAGGCTTTTAATTTGATCTCAGCTATATTTACACTAAAACTGGAGTGTGAATTAGAAGGTTATAAAGAGCTTTCACTGGAAATTGGTGATGCTGTTGAAAACTTTGAAACCACCTCGGAGGATAAGAAAAAACTCTTTTATTTTTATAAATCTCTGGGAGCATTTTCTAAAGCTGAAGATCATCTATATGAACTTGTGAAAGATGCTAATAACAAAGATTTTACAGAGAATGAACTTAAAGAATTTTACTTGGAACTTCTAAACAAAAATGATGATGATTTAATAAAAGGTAATCTTCCAAGAAATGAAATTTTAGAAGCTTTGAATACTTATGAAAATAGTCATTAA